The following are from one region of the Hymenobacter sp. YIM 151858-1 genome:
- a CDS encoding thiol-disulfide oxidoreductase DCC family protein → MTPGSSIILFDGVCNLCHGLVQFIIERDPAGRFQFASLQSEAGQRLMPGGINPDPANPDSVVLIENGRAYTHSTAILRIVRHLGGGWRLLGLGMVLPRFLRDAAYRFVARNRYRWFGKQNECWLPTPALRARFL, encoded by the coding sequence ATGACACCGGGCTCCTCCATTATCCTCTTCGACGGCGTTTGCAACCTGTGCCACGGCTTGGTGCAGTTCATTATCGAGCGCGACCCGGCGGGGCGGTTTCAGTTTGCCTCCCTGCAATCGGAAGCGGGCCAGCGCCTGATGCCCGGCGGCATCAACCCCGACCCCGCAAACCCCGACTCGGTGGTGCTGATTGAGAACGGCCGGGCCTACACCCACTCCACGGCCATCCTGCGCATTGTGCGGCACCTAGGGGGCGGCTGGCGCCTGCTGGGCCTGGGCATGGTGCTGCCACGTTTTCTGCGCGATGCCGCCTACCGCTTTGTGGCCCGCAACCGCTACCGCTGGTTTGGCAAGCAAAACGAATGCTGGCTGCCCACGCCCGCGCTCAGAGCCCGCTTTTTGTAG
- a CDS encoding MarR family winged helix-turn-helix transcriptional regulator — protein sequence MALPLDPLFTFEGPDVNPGFLLAQATAHWQRSLGEVLQPMGLSPSQFLLLAAVQRLGQQQAPVTQAQVAQFAHYDKMTTSKIVRALEEKGLIQRPTHEQDARARSLSLTPAGLKTVVRAAWALEEFDQQFFGAGAGSLVKSLQSLLPSANKGGDEHAASSAA from the coding sequence ATGGCACTCCCGCTCGACCCATTGTTTACGTTTGAAGGCCCCGATGTAAACCCGGGCTTTTTGCTGGCCCAGGCCACCGCCCACTGGCAACGCAGCCTGGGCGAAGTGCTGCAACCCATGGGCCTTTCGCCAAGCCAGTTTTTGCTGCTGGCCGCCGTGCAGCGCCTAGGTCAGCAGCAGGCGCCGGTTACGCAGGCCCAGGTGGCGCAGTTTGCCCACTACGACAAAATGACCACCAGCAAAATCGTACGTGCGCTGGAGGAAAAAGGCCTGATTCAGCGCCCCACCCACGAGCAAGATGCGCGGGCCCGCAGCCTTTCGCTTACGCCCGCCGGCCTGAAAACCGTGGTGCGCGCCGCGTGGGCCCTGGAGGAATTCGATCAGCAGTTTTTCGGGGCGGGAGCCGGCTCCTTGGTGAAATCCCTGCAAAGCCTGCTGCCTTCGGCCAACAAAGGCGGCGACGAGCACGCAGCTTCGTCGGCGGCATAG
- a CDS encoding zinc-binding dehydrogenase, producing MKALVLDGVGQPLQLREVPTPQPQAGEVLVRLQAAALNHRDVWIQKGQYAGLRFPIILGSDGAGTVADLGEGVPESLRGQQVVINPGHNWGDNPRAQGRDFTILGLPHDGTFAEYVCVPARYVHPRPAHLTPEQAAVLPLGGVTAYRALFTRGGLQAGERVLITGIGGGVALLALQLALAAGAEVWVTSGSDDKLARACALGARGGISYRQEGWGSALAKQAGAGFDLIIDSAAGPGTAQLLEAAAPGGRIVFYGGTTGAITQLPPARIFWKQLSLMGSTMGTEADFAALLRLVDDSQLVPFVDAVFALAEGEKALRRLDEGQQFGKLVLQIK from the coding sequence ATGAAAGCTCTTGTTCTCGATGGGGTGGGCCAGCCGCTGCAACTCCGCGAAGTGCCCACGCCGCAGCCGCAAGCCGGCGAGGTGCTGGTACGCCTGCAAGCCGCCGCCCTCAACCACCGCGACGTCTGGATTCAGAAAGGCCAGTACGCGGGCCTGCGCTTTCCCATCATTCTGGGCTCCGATGGCGCCGGCACCGTGGCCGACCTAGGCGAAGGCGTGCCGGAAAGCCTGCGCGGCCAGCAAGTCGTCATCAACCCCGGCCACAACTGGGGCGACAACCCCCGGGCCCAGGGCCGCGATTTTACCATTCTGGGCCTGCCGCACGATGGCACCTTTGCCGAGTACGTGTGCGTGCCGGCGCGCTACGTGCACCCGCGCCCCGCCCACCTCACGCCCGAGCAAGCGGCCGTGCTGCCGTTGGGGGGCGTTACGGCGTACCGGGCGCTGTTTACGCGCGGCGGCCTGCAAGCCGGCGAGCGGGTGCTGATTACCGGCATTGGCGGCGGGGTGGCCCTGCTGGCCCTGCAGCTGGCCTTGGCCGCCGGCGCCGAGGTGTGGGTAACCTCGGGCTCCGACGACAAGCTGGCGCGGGCCTGCGCCCTAGGTGCCCGCGGCGGCATCAGCTACCGGCAGGAGGGGTGGGGCAGCGCCCTGGCCAAGCAAGCCGGCGCGGGCTTCGATCTGATTATCGACAGCGCCGCCGGCCCCGGCACCGCGCAGCTACTGGAGGCCGCGGCCCCCGGCGGGCGCATCGTGTTTTACGGCGGCACCACCGGCGCCATTACCCAACTGCCGCCGGCGCGCATCTTCTGGAAACAGCTGAGCCTGATGGGCTCCACGATGGGCACCGAAGCAGATTTTGCCGCCTTGCTGCGCCTCGTAGATGACAGCCAGCTGGTACCCTTCGTGGACGCAGTGTTTGCCCTGGCCGAGGGCGAAAAAGCCCTGCGCCGCCTGGACGAAGGCCAGCAGTTCGGTAAGCTGGTGCTGCAGATAAAATAG
- a CDS encoding metallophosphoesterase: MPNYYALLKYFFLGWLLACTWLAAPARAQRFAAIGDYGYAGTPERDVASLVKSWNPHFVITLGDNNYDYGDSTTIDQNIGQYYHEYIGFYKGRYGQGSSYNRFFPSLGNHDLYTANGIPFQHYFTLPGNGRYYEYRRGNVHFFVLNSDPAEPHGVASTSVQAQWLKRRLAAARAPWKVVYFHHAPYSSGKHGSTTFMQWPFKEWGASVVLAGHDHHYERLVVEGLPYFVNGLGGRNIYNLNPQRTVPGSRVRYNADYGAMLMQASADTLRLEFYTRRGQRIDSYTLGKGLPLEGTLYPPAPNPFSGSTELAFAVPEPGRVQIRVLNMLGQEVATLFDAEVRAGKRQLRWYQGSLKAGIYQVVMTSPSGKVTVRAEVL, translated from the coding sequence ATGCCCAATTATTACGCTTTGCTCAAGTATTTCTTTCTGGGGTGGCTGCTGGCCTGCACGTGGCTGGCAGCGCCGGCGCGGGCCCAGCGCTTTGCGGCCATTGGCGACTACGGCTACGCCGGCACGCCCGAGCGCGACGTGGCTTCGTTGGTGAAAAGCTGGAACCCGCACTTCGTCATCACGCTCGGCGACAACAACTACGACTACGGCGACTCCACCACCATCGACCAGAACATTGGCCAGTACTACCACGAGTACATCGGCTTTTACAAAGGTCGCTACGGGCAGGGCTCGTCGTACAACCGGTTTTTCCCGAGCCTCGGCAACCACGACCTGTACACGGCCAACGGCATTCCTTTTCAGCACTACTTCACGCTGCCGGGCAACGGCCGCTATTACGAGTATCGGCGCGGCAACGTGCATTTTTTTGTGCTGAACAGCGACCCGGCCGAGCCCCACGGCGTAGCCAGCACCTCGGTGCAGGCTCAGTGGCTGAAGCGGCGCCTGGCCGCGGCCCGCGCCCCCTGGAAAGTGGTGTACTTCCACCACGCGCCGTACTCCTCGGGCAAGCACGGCAGCACCACGTTCATGCAGTGGCCTTTCAAGGAATGGGGTGCCTCGGTGGTGCTGGCCGGCCACGACCACCACTACGAGCGCCTGGTGGTGGAGGGCTTACCGTATTTCGTAAACGGCCTGGGCGGGCGCAACATCTACAACCTGAACCCCCAGCGCACCGTGCCCGGCAGCCGCGTGCGCTACAACGCCGACTACGGCGCCATGCTCATGCAGGCCTCGGCCGACACGCTGCGCCTCGAGTTTTACACCCGCCGCGGCCAGCGCATCGATTCGTATACCCTGGGCAAGGGCTTGCCCCTCGAAGGCACCTTGTACCCGCCGGCTCCCAACCCGTTTAGCGGTTCTACGGAGCTGGCGTTTGCCGTGCCCGAGCCCGGGCGGGTGCAAATTCGGGTGCTGAACATGCTAGGGCAGGAGGTAGCCACGCTGTTTGATGCCGAGGTGCGCGCCGGCAAGCGCCAGCTCAGGTGGTACCAAGGCTCGCTGAAAGCGGGTATTTACCAAGTGGTGATGACCAGCCCCAGCGGCAAGGTTACGGTACGCGCCGAAGTACTGTAG
- a CDS encoding FAD/NAD(P)-binding protein, which produces MTRRTIVIVGGGVAGSLLAVQLTRLPGGPWPLDVVVVEPRERLGPGTAYTNDRPEWLLNVRSQGLSAFPDQPNHFVEWLKQNGIAEGEYGFCPRQTYGRYIEGLVQAALENTAINGVRVQWLANRAVAAAPAAGGCLMRVTLDDGRELNANTVVLALGNFPPSMPVRPDTGYHQHPHFHANPWAPGALRNIGPEESVLLIGTGLTSVDVLMALRADGHRGPLLAVSRHGRWPVAHTETAVAPYPNYYASEIAGLRTVTEVLRVVRRHVTQGAAQGYNWRAVLDALRPDLGHIWANWPRPEQQRFMRHLATLWSTLRHRNPPQNAAVLRELLGSGRLQVEKGRVRHIEGRNEQLAVQIRHDHNHQWLQADHVVLCTGPLMDYQQLNDPLIVQLRHAGLLVPDSMRLGIQTSVEGALLDSMGIPSEHLFTLGPSLRPLWFESTAVPELRQQAADLAAVLAQRLAGNHPESATVLRRVP; this is translated from the coding sequence ATGACGCGGCGTACCATTGTCATTGTTGGGGGCGGAGTAGCGGGCAGCCTGCTGGCCGTGCAGCTTACGCGCCTGCCCGGCGGCCCCTGGCCGCTCGATGTGGTGGTGGTGGAGCCGCGCGAGCGGCTCGGCCCCGGCACCGCCTACACCAACGACCGGCCCGAGTGGCTGCTGAACGTGCGCAGCCAGGGCCTGAGCGCCTTTCCCGATCAGCCCAACCACTTTGTGGAGTGGCTGAAGCAAAACGGCATTGCCGAGGGTGAGTACGGCTTTTGCCCGCGCCAAACCTACGGCCGCTACATCGAGGGCCTGGTGCAGGCAGCGTTGGAGAACACGGCCATCAACGGGGTGCGCGTGCAGTGGCTGGCCAACCGCGCGGTAGCCGCCGCACCCGCTGCCGGTGGCTGCCTGATGCGCGTAACCCTCGACGACGGCCGCGAGCTGAATGCCAACACGGTGGTGCTGGCCCTAGGTAATTTTCCGCCCAGCATGCCCGTGCGGCCCGATACCGGTTACCACCAGCACCCGCACTTCCATGCCAACCCGTGGGCGCCCGGCGCGCTGCGCAACATCGGCCCCGAGGAGTCGGTGCTGCTGATTGGCACCGGCCTCACCTCCGTTGATGTACTGATGGCCTTGCGGGCCGACGGGCACCGCGGCCCCTTGCTGGCCGTATCGCGCCACGGCCGCTGGCCCGTAGCCCACACCGAAACGGCCGTAGCCCCCTACCCCAACTACTACGCCTCGGAAATAGCTGGCCTGCGCACCGTAACTGAAGTGCTGCGCGTGGTGCGCCGGCACGTAACCCAAGGCGCCGCCCAGGGCTACAACTGGCGGGCCGTGCTCGATGCCCTGCGCCCCGACCTAGGGCACATTTGGGCCAACTGGCCCCGGCCCGAGCAGCAACGCTTTATGCGCCATTTGGCCACCTTGTGGTCGACGCTGCGGCACCGCAACCCGCCGCAAAACGCCGCCGTGCTCCGCGAGCTGCTCGGTAGCGGCCGCCTGCAAGTGGAAAAGGGCCGCGTGCGGCACATCGAGGGCCGCAACGAGCAGCTGGCCGTGCAAATCCGCCACGACCACAACCACCAATGGCTGCAGGCCGACCATGTGGTACTGTGCACCGGCCCGCTGATGGACTACCAGCAGCTCAACGATCCGCTTATTGTGCAGCTGCGCCACGCCGGCCTGCTCGTGCCCGACTCCATGCGCCTGGGCATCCAAACTTCTGTTGAAGGAGCTTTGCTCGATAGCATGGGCATCCCTTCGGAGCACTTGTTCACCCTAGGTCCTAGCCTGCGCCCGTTGTGGTTCGAGTCGACGGCGGTGCCGGAGCTGCGCCAGCAAGCCGCCGATTTGGCTGCGGTGCTGGCCCAACGCCTGGCCGGCAACCACCCCGAGTCGGCTACAGTACTTCGGCGCGTACCGTAA
- the rfaD gene encoding ADP-glyceromanno-heptose 6-epimerase translates to MIIVTGAAGFIGSCMVSRLNADGFNDVVAVDNFSVEKKMPNLKGKRLREFVDRNEFFEWLDKNHEQVEFIFHLGARTDTAEQDKAVFDLLNLNYSKQMWQACVRYQLPLVYASSAATYGSGTLGYSDDEALLPLLRPLNPYGDSKNDFDNWAIQQEEKPFFWAGLKFFNVYGPNEYHKGRMASVIFHTFQQVQRTGSMELFRSHNPKFADGEQMRDFIYVRDLTDVCIFLMHHRRNSGIYNLGTGEARTFLDLALNTFAALDKTADIKFKDTPEDIRDTYQYFTQADMSKLRSIGYARPFTRLEDGISEYVRDFLVPNAYL, encoded by the coding sequence ATGATTATCGTGACGGGCGCAGCGGGCTTTATCGGCAGCTGCATGGTAAGCCGGCTCAATGCCGATGGCTTCAACGACGTGGTGGCGGTGGATAACTTCTCGGTGGAGAAGAAGATGCCGAACCTGAAAGGCAAGCGCCTGCGCGAGTTCGTAGACCGCAACGAGTTCTTCGAGTGGCTTGATAAGAACCACGAGCAGGTGGAGTTCATCTTCCACCTGGGCGCCCGCACCGATACGGCCGAGCAAGACAAAGCCGTGTTCGATTTGCTGAACCTGAACTACTCGAAGCAGATGTGGCAGGCCTGCGTGCGTTACCAGCTGCCGCTGGTCTATGCCTCGTCGGCGGCTACCTACGGCTCGGGCACGCTCGGCTACTCCGACGACGAAGCCCTGCTGCCGCTGCTGCGCCCGCTCAACCCCTATGGCGACTCGAAAAACGACTTCGACAATTGGGCCATTCAGCAGGAAGAGAAGCCGTTTTTCTGGGCGGGCCTGAAGTTCTTCAACGTGTACGGCCCCAACGAATACCACAAGGGCCGCATGGCTTCGGTGATATTCCACACCTTTCAGCAGGTGCAGCGCACGGGCTCGATGGAGCTGTTCCGCTCGCACAACCCCAAGTTTGCCGACGGCGAGCAGATGCGCGACTTCATTTACGTGCGCGACCTCACCGACGTGTGCATCTTCCTGATGCACCACCGCCGCAACTCGGGCATCTACAACCTGGGCACCGGCGAAGCCCGCACTTTCCTCGACCTGGCCCTGAACACCTTTGCCGCGCTCGATAAAACGGCCGATATCAAGTTCAAGGACACGCCGGAGGACATTCGCGACACCTACCAATACTTCACGCAGGCCGACATGAGCAAGCTGCGCAGCATTGGCTACGCGCGGCCTTTCACGCGCCTCGAAGACGGCATCAGCGAGTACGTGCGCGACTTTTTGGTGCCGAACGCGTATCTGTAG
- a CDS encoding Dps family protein yields MKNHIGLDSAQAQELASGLNTLLANYQIFYINTRGFHWNIKGEKFFELHAKFEELYTDALVKIDEIAERILTLGHRPLHSFTDYVRTATIKEATNVSEGNAAVRTVVENFQALLILERQLLELAGEANDEGTGALMSDYIREQEKTVWMYSASLNL; encoded by the coding sequence ATGAAGAACCACATCGGTTTAGACTCGGCTCAGGCGCAGGAGCTTGCCTCGGGCCTGAACACCCTGCTCGCCAACTACCAGATTTTCTACATCAACACCCGCGGCTTTCACTGGAATATCAAGGGCGAGAAGTTTTTCGAGCTGCACGCCAAGTTTGAGGAGCTGTATACCGATGCCCTCGTGAAAATCGACGAAATAGCCGAGCGCATCCTCACGCTGGGCCACCGCCCCCTGCACTCGTTTACCGATTACGTGCGCACCGCTACCATCAAGGAGGCCACCAACGTTTCGGAAGGCAACGCCGCCGTGCGCACCGTGGTCGAGAACTTTCAGGCCTTGCTGATACTGGAGCGCCAGCTGCTGGAGCTGGCCGGCGAGGCCAACGACGAAGGCACCGGCGCGCTGATGAGCGACTACATTCGGGAGCAGGAGAAAACGGTGTGGATGTACAGCGCCTCGCTGAACCTCTAA
- the cobT gene encoding nicotinate-nucleotide--dimethylbenzimidazole phosphoribosyltransferase, with translation MTSPFPGSSDLFALPVPPLVPAGSPLPAAVQHRIDTKTKPLGALGQLEDLARQASLVQQTLTPELRQPHLLVFAADQGIAAEGVSPYPAEVTGQMVRNFAAGGAAINVFCRQHGLALQVINAGVASDLADVPGVRDARVGAGTRSFLHQPAMSAAECQQALNAGAAIVDELHAAGCNVVGFGEMGIGNTSSAAVLLHVLTGLPLAQCVGRGTGLDDAGLQHKLAVLTQAVAAHPEVSARNPLQVLATFGGFEIAQLCGAMYRAAARRMLVLVDGFIVSAALLVAARLEPAVLDYCVFCTQSAEAGHRHLLAALGARPLLQLGLRLGEGTGCALAYPLVQSAVAFLNEMASFESAGVSTATEATASEAR, from the coding sequence ATGACGTCTCCTTTCCCGGGTTCTTCCGACCTGTTTGCCCTGCCCGTGCCGCCGCTGGTGCCGGCCGGTAGCCCGCTGCCCGCCGCCGTGCAGCACCGCATCGATACCAAAACCAAACCCCTGGGTGCCCTAGGTCAGCTCGAGGACTTGGCCCGGCAGGCCAGCTTGGTGCAGCAAACCTTGACACCTGAGCTTCGGCAGCCGCACCTGCTCGTATTCGCCGCCGACCAAGGCATTGCTGCCGAAGGCGTAAGCCCATACCCCGCCGAGGTAACCGGCCAAATGGTGCGCAATTTCGCCGCGGGCGGGGCGGCCATCAACGTGTTCTGCCGGCAGCATGGCCTTGCGCTGCAGGTAATAAACGCCGGCGTGGCCAGCGACCTCGCCGACGTGCCCGGCGTGCGCGACGCCAGGGTAGGAGCCGGCACCCGCAGCTTCCTGCACCAACCAGCCATGTCAGCAGCTGAGTGCCAGCAAGCCCTGAATGCCGGTGCGGCCATCGTCGATGAGCTGCACGCCGCCGGCTGCAACGTAGTGGGCTTCGGCGAAATGGGTATTGGCAACACCTCGTCGGCGGCGGTGCTGCTGCATGTGCTCACGGGGCTGCCGTTGGCGCAGTGCGTAGGCCGCGGCACCGGCCTCGACGATGCCGGCCTGCAGCATAAGCTTGCGGTGCTTACCCAAGCTGTAGCCGCTCACCCCGAAGTATCGGCCCGCAACCCCTTACAGGTGCTAGCCACGTTTGGCGGCTTCGAAATAGCCCAGCTTTGCGGTGCCATGTACCGCGCCGCTGCCCGGCGCATGTTGGTGCTGGTCGATGGTTTTATCGTAAGTGCCGCCCTGTTGGTAGCGGCCCGCCTCGAGCCCGCTGTGCTCGACTATTGTGTGTTCTGCACTCAATCGGCCGAGGCTGGGCACCGCCATTTGCTGGCCGCCCTAGGTGCCCGCCCGCTGTTGCAGCTGGGCTTGCGCCTGGGCGAGGGCACCGGCTGCGCTTTGGCGTACCCCTTGGTGCAGTCGGCCGTGGCCTTCCTCAACGAAATGGCCTCCTTCGAAAGCGCTGGCGTAAGCACTGCCACCGAAGCTACAGCCTCCGAAGCCCGATGA
- a CDS encoding adenosylcobinamide-GDP ribazoletransferase: protein MKQWLRTQVELLLTAVMFYTRIPCPSWIGHSEELLNRSTIYFPLIGWLVGAASAVVYLGAAYLWGSAIGLLLSMVASVLITGAFHEDGFADVCDGFGGGWTSGRILEIMKDSRVGTYGVVGLGLLMATKFGSLYQVSNAESAIRASIPVLLLVAHPLSRLTALSFVFTHQYARENDDAKAKPVAKALDLGRLLTASAWGLLPLLAWMAYAQNPGMLLVLLPLAILQVVLGRWFQRWIGGYTGDCLGATQQLAEVVIYLFFTASIWF from the coding sequence ATGAAACAGTGGCTTCGCACCCAAGTAGAGCTGCTGCTGACGGCCGTAATGTTCTACACCCGCATACCTTGCCCCAGCTGGATTGGCCACTCCGAGGAGCTGCTCAACCGCTCCACCATCTATTTTCCGCTGATTGGCTGGCTGGTGGGCGCGGCTTCGGCCGTGGTGTACCTAGGGGCGGCTTACCTGTGGGGCTCGGCCATTGGCTTGCTCCTGAGCATGGTGGCCTCGGTGCTGATTACCGGGGCTTTCCACGAGGATGGCTTTGCTGATGTGTGCGACGGTTTTGGGGGTGGCTGGACGAGCGGCCGCATCCTCGAAATCATGAAAGACAGCCGCGTGGGTACCTACGGCGTGGTGGGCTTGGGCTTGCTGATGGCAACCAAATTTGGTTCGTTGTACCAGGTTAGCAACGCCGAATCGGCCATCCGGGCATCCATACCGGTATTACTGCTGGTAGCACATCCGCTTAGCCGCCTTACGGCCCTCAGCTTCGTGTTCACGCATCAGTACGCCCGCGAAAACGACGACGCCAAAGCCAAACCCGTAGCTAAGGCCCTCGACCTAGGTCGGCTGCTGACGGCCAGCGCCTGGGGCCTGCTGCCATTGCTAGCGTGGATGGCCTACGCCCAAAACCCGGGCATGCTGCTGGTGCTGCTACCATTAGCCATTCTGCAAGTGGTGCTGGGTCGGTGGTTTCAGCGCTGGATTGGCGGCTACACCGGCGACTGCCTCGGCGCTACCCAGCAACTGGCCGAGGTGGTTATTTACTTGTTCTTCACCGCTAGCATCTGGTTCTGA
- the cobC gene encoding alpha-ribazole phosphatase family protein, whose protein sequence is MASPLLDVYLIRHTAVATPGLCYGHHDVGLAESFADEVAALQTKLPTAPEQGFQAFTSPSTRCRQLAHTVANSAVLDERLREMHFGAWENRAWAELPEAELTPWMADYVSVAPPAGETFQQLQDRATAFLAELPQLSPEAGPVLVFTHGGVIRALLAHCLGYPLRNAFQVTIDFGSVTQLTHQHGRWQVRTVNR, encoded by the coding sequence ATGGCCTCTCCGCTGCTCGACGTTTACCTGATTCGCCACACTGCCGTGGCTACACCCGGCCTCTGCTACGGCCACCACGATGTGGGCCTGGCCGAAAGTTTTGCCGATGAGGTAGCCGCGCTCCAAACCAAGCTGCCCACAGCGCCGGAACAAGGTTTTCAAGCGTTTACCAGTCCGTCGACGCGGTGCCGGCAGCTGGCCCACACCGTTGCCAACAGCGCCGTCCTCGACGAACGCCTGCGCGAAATGCACTTCGGCGCCTGGGAAAACCGCGCGTGGGCCGAGCTGCCCGAAGCCGAGCTTACGCCCTGGATGGCCGACTACGTAAGCGTAGCGCCGCCCGCCGGCGAAACCTTCCAGCAGCTGCAAGACCGCGCCACCGCATTTCTGGCCGAGCTGCCGCAACTCTCACCCGAAGCCGGACCGGTGCTGGTGTTCACCCACGGCGGCGTAATCCGGGCTCTGTTGGCGCACTGCCTGGGCTACCCGCTGCGCAATGCCTTTCAGGTTACCATCGATTTCGGCTCCGTTACCCAGCTCACGCACCAACACGGGCGCTGGCAGGTGCGCACCGTCAACCGCTGA
- a CDS encoding ABC transporter substrate-binding protein, which yields MRYLYLLLLGASMAACSQASDSANATKVEAPLPARITVTDDLGRAVSIPSRPKRVMALAASMTEMLFAVADTGTIIARTQACDYPAAALRKPKVNSYPVDFETIVGLHPDVVFTVEGMTSAADAARLQQLGVPVYYQRYRHVADILRGLRDLGRLLGREPQAKHLTDSLRRELASLPVTNGSKPRTLAITWLDPIYAYGRNTLFTDKIRLAGGQNALQDSFPQPYPALTREYILKLNPDVLIGGRFGKLDSTFFRMYPELRRIRAYQTRQVYPVDGDLMARPSPRIIQSVRELHRLLHPTT from the coding sequence ATGCGCTACCTGTATTTGCTGCTGCTCGGGGCTTCGATGGCCGCTTGCTCCCAGGCTTCTGATTCGGCCAACGCCACCAAGGTCGAAGCCCCGCTGCCCGCGCGCATCACCGTTACCGACGACCTAGGTCGCGCCGTCAGCATTCCGTCGCGCCCGAAACGCGTTATGGCCCTGGCGGCCTCCATGACGGAAATGCTCTTCGCCGTAGCTGATACGGGCACCATCATTGCCCGCACCCAGGCCTGCGACTACCCCGCGGCGGCCTTGCGCAAGCCCAAAGTCAACAGCTACCCCGTCGATTTTGAAACCATTGTGGGCCTGCACCCCGATGTGGTGTTCACAGTAGAAGGCATGACCAGCGCCGCTGATGCCGCCCGCCTGCAGCAATTAGGTGTGCCGGTGTACTACCAGCGCTACCGCCACGTCGCGGACATCCTCCGCGGCCTCCGCGACCTAGGCCGCCTGCTCGGCCGCGAACCGCAAGCCAAGCACCTCACCGATTCGCTCCGGCGCGAGCTGGCCAGCCTTCCTGTCACCAACGGCTCCAAGCCGCGCACCCTGGCCATTACCTGGCTCGACCCCATTTACGCCTACGGCCGCAACACCCTTTTTACGGACAAAATCCGACTGGCCGGCGGCCAAAATGCTCTGCAGGATTCGTTTCCGCAGCCCTACCCAGCGCTTACCCGCGAGTACATCCTTAAGCTGAACCCCGATGTGCTCATCGGCGGGCGGTTTGGCAAGCTCGATAGCACGTTCTTCCGCATGTACCCCGAGCTGCGCCGCATTCGGGCCTACCAAACGCGGCAGGTGTACCCCGTCGATGGCGACCTGATGGCCCGCCCCAGCCCGCGCATTATTCAATCCGTACGCGAGCTACACCGTTTGCTGCACCCCACTACATGA
- a CDS encoding FecCD family ABC transporter permease, whose protein sequence is MSRRAPLLFGLTLVAAVVLLLIGMRLGSIESADYATLWQALQHYDANNPAHLVLIELRLPRLLLALLAGGGLALSGYLMQAMVNNPLADPYLLGTASGASLGALVVSVLLPAASTITPWILPIGSLAGAAGATLLVIGIGSRRGRLIPAQLLLAGVAVASMLNALGGLIIFQAQTDSQLRAAVSWAFGSLERAGWGLLTGPAIAVVIGLGLAWALRRHLNILLLGEERATALGLDVGRTRWVLLLAASGITAGVVALCGPLGFVGLIVPHITRGLLGVTGRLNVAFCALLGGTFLLACDLLARWLYPPAGLPVGLITALFGVPFFVYLLRKKGA, encoded by the coding sequence ATGAGCCGTCGTGCGCCGCTGCTTTTTGGCCTTACTCTGGTAGCTGCCGTGGTGCTGCTGCTAATAGGCATGCGCCTGGGCAGCATCGAAAGCGCCGATTACGCCACGCTTTGGCAAGCCCTGCAGCACTACGATGCCAACAACCCGGCGCACTTGGTGCTGATTGAGCTGCGCTTGCCTAGGTTGTTGCTGGCCTTGCTGGCCGGTGGGGGGTTGGCCCTGAGCGGCTACCTCATGCAGGCCATGGTAAACAACCCCTTGGCCGACCCTTACTTGCTCGGCACCGCCTCGGGCGCCTCCCTAGGTGCTTTGGTGGTGAGCGTGCTCTTGCCAGCGGCCAGCACCATCACGCCCTGGATTTTACCGATTGGCAGCCTGGCCGGCGCCGCGGGCGCCACCCTGCTGGTAATCGGCATCGGTTCGCGGCGCGGCCGGCTTATACCCGCGCAGTTGCTCTTGGCTGGGGTAGCCGTGGCCTCCATGCTCAACGCCCTGGGTGGCCTCATCATCTTTCAGGCCCAAACCGATTCGCAGCTGCGCGCGGCTGTGTCGTGGGCATTCGGCAGCCTCGAGCGCGCCGGTTGGGGTTTGCTCACCGGGCCGGCTATTGCGGTGGTTATCGGTTTGGGCCTGGCCTGGGCCCTGCGTCGCCACCTCAATATTCTGCTGCTAGGGGAGGAGCGGGCTACTGCCCTAGGTCTGGATGTGGGCCGAACCCGCTGGGTGCTGCTGCTGGCGGCCAGCGGCATTACGGCGGGTGTGGTAGCCCTGTGCGGGCCGCTTGGCTTTGTGGGGCTGATTGTGCCGCATATCACTCGCGGGCTGCTCGGCGTTACGGGCCGGCTCAACGTGGCTTTTTGCGCTTTGCTGGGCGGAACGTTTTTGCTGGCCTGCGATTTGCTAGCGCGGTGGCTGTATCCGCCGGCCGGTTTGCCGGTTGGGCTGATAACGGCCCTGTTCGGCGTACCGTTCTTCGTATATTTGCTGCGAAAAAAAGGGGCTTAG